In a genomic window of Pseudomonas mohnii:
- a CDS encoding type I restriction-modification system subunit M, giving the protein MAIKKSELYSSLWKSCDELRGGMDASQYKDYVLVLLFVKYVSDKYAADPNSLIEVPEGGSFADMVAAKGKTNVGERLNEIIAKLAEANNLTGVIDVADFDDQEKLGKGRDMVDRLSNLVSIFQSPGLDFRNNRAQGDDILGDAYEYLMRHFATESGKSKGQFYTPAEVSRIMAQVIGLAGAIDSKQSIYDPTCGSGSLLLKAHDEAKSTTGLDLAIYGQEMDNATCALAKMNMILHDCPTAEIWQDNTLSAPQFKDPMGNLKLFDFIVANPPFSTKAWSNGFNPAEDEYNRFSYGIPPDKNGDYAFLLHMLTSLKSTGKAAVILPHGVLSRGGAEGVIRKRILQQGYIQAIIGLPANLFFGTGIPACIIILDKAGSAGRKGLFLIDARKGFIKDGNKNRLREQDIHKIVDACTQQRELPKFSRLVPLAEIEANDFNLNIPRYIDTSEAEDLQDIDAHLYGGIPERDVNALQAYWEVMPNLRSALFAPQRPGFLQLKVTQTEIKSGIFDHPEFTAFNQTISGLFDAWRNEHQSRMQNIAAGDRPKALLKILAEDLLHRFEAAPLLDAYDVYQHLQDYWYTTLQDDVYQLVIDDWQSLITSGSNIGEPNTDLLPPELIVHRYYAAEAATIAELENKRDAISQELEELDEEQGGEDGPLAEGKTDKGKLTAASVKTRLKTIQNDLDAEEERQALENCLALIEREAEASKKVKAAQKALNAKVKAHYAQLSEIELKTLVVGDKWLATLQADVQTELNRVSQALSGRIRQLAARYTTPLPALNAEVEALTAKVNGHLAKMGFVV; this is encoded by the coding sequence ATGGCCATCAAGAAATCCGAACTCTATTCCTCCCTTTGGAAATCCTGCGACGAGCTGCGTGGGGGGATGGATGCCTCGCAGTACAAGGACTACGTCCTCGTGCTGCTGTTCGTAAAGTACGTGTCGGACAAGTACGCCGCTGACCCCAACTCGCTGATCGAGGTGCCGGAAGGTGGCAGCTTCGCCGATATGGTGGCGGCAAAAGGCAAAACTAATGTCGGGGAGAGGCTCAACGAGATCATCGCCAAGCTGGCAGAGGCCAACAACCTCACCGGCGTCATCGACGTGGCTGATTTCGACGATCAGGAGAAGCTCGGCAAGGGCAGGGACATGGTTGACCGCCTGTCCAATCTGGTCTCGATCTTCCAATCGCCCGGCCTGGATTTCCGCAATAACCGCGCCCAAGGCGACGACATCCTCGGTGACGCCTATGAATACCTGATGCGCCACTTCGCCACCGAGTCCGGCAAGAGCAAGGGGCAATTCTACACCCCTGCCGAGGTGTCACGGATCATGGCCCAGGTGATCGGCCTGGCCGGTGCCATCGACAGCAAACAGAGCATCTACGACCCTACCTGCGGCTCGGGCTCGCTGCTGCTCAAAGCCCACGACGAAGCCAAGAGCACCACTGGCCTCGACTTGGCCATCTACGGCCAAGAAATGGACAACGCCACCTGCGCCTTGGCCAAGATGAACATGATCCTGCACGACTGCCCAACGGCTGAAATCTGGCAGGACAACACCCTGTCCGCTCCGCAGTTCAAAGACCCGATGGGCAACCTCAAGCTGTTCGACTTTATCGTCGCCAACCCACCGTTCTCCACCAAAGCCTGGAGCAATGGCTTCAACCCAGCCGAGGACGAGTACAACCGCTTCAGCTACGGCATTCCACCAGACAAGAACGGCGACTACGCTTTCCTCCTGCACATGCTCACCTCACTGAAGAGCACCGGCAAAGCAGCGGTGATTCTGCCCCACGGCGTATTGTCCCGTGGTGGGGCCGAAGGTGTGATCCGCAAGCGCATTCTCCAGCAAGGCTATATCCAAGCCATTATCGGTTTGCCGGCCAACCTGTTCTTCGGCACTGGTATTCCGGCGTGCATCATCATTCTCGACAAAGCTGGCAGCGCTGGGCGCAAAGGGCTGTTCCTGATCGACGCCCGTAAGGGCTTTATCAAGGACGGCAACAAGAACCGCCTGCGCGAACAGGACATCCACAAGATCGTCGACGCTTGCACCCAGCAACGCGAATTGCCCAAGTTCTCACGCCTGGTGCCGCTGGCCGAGATTGAGGCCAACGACTTCAACCTGAATATCCCGCGCTATATCGACACTAGCGAAGCAGAAGACCTGCAAGACATTGACGCCCACCTGTACGGTGGCATACCCGAGCGCGATGTAAATGCCCTGCAAGCCTACTGGGAGGTGATGCCTAACCTGCGCAGTGCACTGTTCGCGCCGCAGCGCCCCGGCTTTCTGCAACTTAAGGTGACGCAGACCGAGATTAAGTCCGGCATCTTTGACCATCCCGAGTTCACCGCCTTCAACCAGACCATCAGCGGCCTGTTCGATGCCTGGCGCAACGAGCACCAGTCACGTATGCAAAATATTGCTGCTGGCGACCGGCCCAAGGCACTGCTCAAAATTTTGGCTGAAGACCTACTACACCGCTTCGAGGCTGCGCCCCTGTTGGATGCCTACGACGTGTACCAGCACCTGCAAGATTACTGGTACACCACGTTGCAGGATGATGTGTACCAACTGGTGATCGACGACTGGCAGTCGCTGATTACGAGTGGCTCTAACATAGGCGAGCCCAATACTGACCTGCTGCCACCTGAACTGATTGTACATCGCTACTATGCCGCTGAAGCAGCAACCATTGCCGAGCTGGAAAACAAACGCGATGCCATTAGCCAAGAGTTGGAAGAGCTGGACGAAGAGCAGGGCGGCGAAGACGGCCCGCTCGCTGAAGGCAAAACCGACAAGGGTAAGCTCACCGCCGCCAGCGTCAAAACCCGACTGAAAACCATCCAAAACGACCTCGACGCAGAAGAGGAACGCCAGGCGTTGGAAAACTGCCTAGCGCTGATAGAGCGCGAAGCCGAGGCCAGCAAAAAGGTCAAAGCCGCACAGAAAGCGCTAAACGCCAAGGTGAAGGCCCACTATGCCCAGCTCAGTGAAATCGAACTGAAAACCCTGGTGGTGGGTGATAAATGGCTCGCCACCCTGCAAGCCGATGTGCAGACCGAACTGAATCGGGTATCTCAGGCCCTAAGTGGCCGTATTCGCCAACTCGCCGCCCGCTATACCACGCCGCTCCCGGCGCTGAATGCTGAGGTAGAAGCACTGACCGCTAAGGTCAATGGGCATCTTGCGAAGATGGGGTTTGTGGTATGA
- a CDS encoding restriction endonuclease subunit S, with translation MSAEIKPGYKQTELGMIPEDWDVRPLGQLVHSVEYGSSAKSSSTGKIPVLRMGNIQEGKIDWSDLVFTDNENEITKYLLNPGDVLFNRTNTVDLVGKTAIYKGGRPSIFAGYLIRIKEKKDQIDSRYLNYFLNSEPAKNYGQKVLSVAVGQANINGQKLKTYPIALPPTVDEQNSIATAVSEMEELISHQNQLITKKRDIQLAAMQQLLTGKRRLPGFSGEWKVKRLGDLASLNRINVTPFSTPDKAFTHFSLPAFDEGKRPVKESGATIGSNKFAVPAGAVLVSKLNPRIPRVWLPKNIPANSVASTEFLVLTPRDGVVREFLYVACKSSSFCAQMELSATGTTGSHQRISPTSTLGILVNVPSDNSEQTAIAAVLSDMDTELAALEAYRDKARQLKQGMIQELLTGRIRLA, from the coding sequence ATGAGCGCCGAAATAAAGCCGGGGTACAAACAGACTGAGCTGGGTATGATCCCTGAGGATTGGGATGTCAGGCCGCTCGGGCAATTGGTTCATTCCGTCGAGTATGGCTCCTCAGCCAAATCCTCTTCTACGGGAAAAATTCCTGTCCTCAGAATGGGAAATATACAAGAAGGCAAAATAGACTGGAGTGATCTCGTTTTCACGGACAACGAAAACGAGATCACAAAATATCTTCTTAATCCAGGGGATGTCCTGTTCAACAGGACGAACACTGTTGACCTCGTCGGAAAGACCGCGATTTACAAAGGCGGGAGGCCGAGCATTTTTGCGGGCTATCTAATCAGGATAAAAGAGAAAAAAGATCAGATTGACTCCCGCTATCTGAACTACTTTCTTAACTCTGAACCAGCAAAAAATTATGGCCAGAAAGTACTAAGCGTTGCTGTGGGACAGGCAAACATCAATGGCCAAAAACTTAAGACCTATCCAATTGCACTGCCACCTACAGTTGATGAACAAAATTCTATCGCAACAGCAGTATCTGAGATGGAGGAATTGATCAGCCACCAGAATCAATTGATCACCAAAAAGCGTGATATCCAGCTAGCCGCCATGCAACAACTCCTCACTGGCAAACGCCGTTTGCCGGGGTTTAGTGGTGAATGGAAGGTCAAGCGACTCGGAGACCTTGCTTCATTAAATCGTATCAACGTAACCCCTTTCTCAACGCCGGATAAAGCATTCACGCATTTCAGCTTGCCCGCTTTCGATGAGGGCAAGAGGCCTGTCAAAGAATCAGGAGCGACAATCGGTAGTAACAAATTCGCAGTCCCAGCTGGCGCGGTTCTGGTTTCAAAGCTTAATCCTAGAATTCCTCGTGTATGGCTACCAAAAAACATACCGGCTAATTCCGTAGCTTCAACAGAGTTCTTGGTACTAACACCCAGAGACGGCGTGGTACGCGAGTTTCTATACGTCGCTTGCAAGTCATCGAGCTTTTGCGCACAGATGGAGCTTTCTGCAACAGGAACCACGGGTAGCCATCAGCGCATTAGCCCTACGAGCACCCTTGGCATATTAGTGAACGTGCCTTCTGACAATTCTGAGCAAACCGCCATCGCTGCCGTTCTCTCCGATATGGACACTGAACTCGCCGCCCTCGAAGCCTACCGCGATAAGGCCCGCCAGCTAAAGCAGGGTATGATCCAGGAACTATTAACCGGTCGAATTCGGCTAGCCTGA
- a CDS encoding type I restriction endonuclease subunit R, whose protein sequence is MSTVGQIEKKTQQRVAKLFQQALGYEHLGDWAERPNNANIETDLLRSWLLEQGVEANLASRAIFEINKAANNVSKGLYDRNKAVYELLRYGVKMKPEVGENTQTVWLIDWKNHKRNHFAIAEEVTVNGADAKAHSKRPDIVLYVNGIALGVLELKRSKVAVNEGIRQNLDNQKSEFIQPFFSTIQYVMAGNDTQGLRYGTIQTGEKYYLSWKEESSESDTAENVLDRHLFQLCNKARFLELIHDYIVFDSGVKKLCRHNQYFGIREAQRYLRRREGGIIWHTQGSGKSLTMVWLTKWIRENILDSRVLIITDRTELDEQIEKVFTGVNEQIVRTTSGADLIDKLNQPSPWLLCSLIHKFGTREDADVEGFVEELRKNLLPDFRAKGDIYVFVDECHRTQSGELHKAMKMILPNAVFIGFTGTPLLKADKQKSIEVFGRYIHTYKFNEAVADSVVLDLRYEARDIDQNISSQKKIDQWFEAKTKGLNDVAKAQLKQRWGTLQKVLSSQSRLEKIVADILLDMATKQRLADGRGNAMLVTSSIFEACKCYELFSKAGMGDKCAIVTSYKPSPADIKGEATGEGLTEKLRQYAIYNQMLGGKDPEAFEKEVKQKFVKEPGQMRLLIVVDKLLTGFDAPSATYLYIDKQMRDHGLFQAICRVNRLDGEDKQYGYIIDYKDLFKQLEGAIGDYTSGALDGYDEADVAGLLGDRLSKAQEDLEDAREAIKALCEPVEQPKDTPAYMRFFCGTESGNTEQLKANEPKRLNLYRMTSALIRCFGNIANELEEAGYTAKEIVEIQTEVDHFSKVRDEVKLASGDYIDLKAYEPDMRFLIDTYIRAEDSEKISAFDDMSLIELIVEHGVGAIDALPKGIRESQEAVAETIENNVRKLIIDESPINPKYYETMSSLLDALIAKRKEDAISYQEYLAEVVELTKQAKNPTSANSYPGSINNIARKALYDNLGQNTVLALAVDAAVLDSRQDDWRSNAMKIKRVRLAIKHVLDQWDKDSAETPGDYTAGEDNEWLDGLLELVKHQHEY, encoded by the coding sequence ATGAGCACCGTTGGCCAGATCGAAAAAAAGACCCAGCAACGCGTGGCCAAGCTTTTTCAGCAGGCACTTGGCTATGAGCACCTCGGCGATTGGGCCGAGCGCCCGAACAACGCCAATATCGAGACCGACCTGCTGCGTAGCTGGCTACTTGAGCAGGGCGTGGAAGCGAATCTGGCCAGCCGAGCCATCTTCGAGATAAACAAAGCAGCCAATAATGTTAGTAAGGGCCTGTATGACCGAAACAAGGCGGTGTACGAGCTACTGCGCTATGGGGTGAAGATGAAGCCTGAGGTGGGCGAAAACACCCAAACGGTATGGCTAATTGACTGGAAGAATCACAAGCGCAACCACTTCGCCATTGCCGAGGAGGTTACGGTCAACGGGGCTGATGCCAAGGCCCATAGCAAGCGCCCGGATATCGTGCTCTATGTTAATGGCATCGCCTTGGGTGTGCTGGAGCTTAAGCGCTCGAAGGTAGCAGTAAACGAAGGTATCCGCCAAAACTTGGATAATCAGAAGTCCGAGTTTATTCAGCCGTTCTTCTCGACCATACAGTACGTGATGGCCGGCAACGATACCCAGGGCCTGCGCTATGGCACCATCCAGACTGGTGAAAAGTACTACCTCTCCTGGAAGGAAGAAAGCTCGGAGAGCGATACTGCTGAGAACGTGCTGGATCGGCACCTGTTTCAGCTATGCAACAAGGCTCGCTTCCTGGAGCTTATCCACGACTACATCGTGTTCGACAGCGGGGTGAAGAAGCTCTGCCGGCACAACCAGTACTTCGGCATCCGCGAGGCGCAGCGTTACCTGCGCCGGCGCGAGGGCGGGATCATCTGGCATACCCAGGGTTCGGGCAAATCTCTAACCATGGTCTGGCTGACCAAATGGATTCGGGAAAATATCCTGGATTCGCGGGTGCTGATCATCACCGACCGCACCGAACTGGATGAGCAGATCGAGAAGGTGTTTACCGGCGTCAACGAACAGATCGTGCGCACCACCAGCGGCGCTGATCTGATCGACAAGCTCAATCAGCCTTCGCCCTGGCTGTTGTGCTCGCTGATCCACAAGTTCGGTACCCGTGAAGATGCCGATGTGGAAGGTTTTGTAGAAGAGTTACGCAAGAACCTGCTGCCTGACTTCCGGGCTAAAGGCGACATCTACGTGTTCGTCGATGAGTGCCACCGCACCCAGTCCGGCGAGCTGCACAAAGCTATGAAAATGATCCTGCCCAATGCGGTGTTTATCGGCTTTACCGGTACGCCTCTGCTCAAGGCAGACAAGCAGAAAAGCATTGAGGTGTTTGGCCGCTACATCCACACCTACAAATTCAATGAAGCAGTGGCCGATAGCGTGGTGCTCGACCTGCGCTACGAGGCTCGCGACATTGATCAAAACATCTCTTCACAAAAGAAAATTGACCAGTGGTTTGAGGCTAAAACAAAAGGCCTGAACGACGTGGCCAAGGCTCAGCTCAAACAGCGCTGGGGCACCTTGCAAAAGGTACTGTCTAGCCAGTCGCGGCTAGAGAAGATCGTCGCCGACATTTTGCTGGATATGGCCACCAAGCAGCGTCTGGCAGATGGCCGAGGCAATGCCATGCTAGTAACCAGCAGCATCTTCGAAGCCTGCAAGTGCTACGAGCTTTTCAGCAAAGCGGGGATGGGTGACAAATGCGCTATCGTCACCAGCTACAAGCCATCGCCTGCCGACATCAAAGGTGAAGCCACCGGAGAGGGGCTGACCGAGAAGCTGCGCCAGTACGCCATCTATAACCAAATGCTGGGCGGCAAAGACCCGGAGGCTTTCGAGAAGGAGGTCAAGCAGAAGTTCGTAAAAGAACCAGGGCAGATGCGCCTGCTTATCGTGGTGGACAAGCTACTGACCGGCTTCGACGCACCTTCAGCGACCTACCTCTACATCGATAAGCAAATGCGCGACCACGGCCTGTTCCAAGCCATCTGCCGGGTCAACCGCCTAGATGGGGAGGACAAGCAGTACGGCTACATCATCGACTACAAGGACTTGTTCAAGCAGCTAGAAGGAGCCATTGGCGACTACACCAGCGGCGCGCTGGATGGCTACGACGAGGCCGACGTGGCTGGCCTATTGGGAGATCGCCTAAGCAAGGCCCAAGAAGACCTGGAAGATGCCCGCGAGGCGATCAAGGCACTGTGCGAACCGGTGGAGCAACCGAAGGATACGCCAGCTTATATGCGGTTCTTCTGCGGCACTGAGTCAGGTAACACCGAGCAGCTCAAGGCCAACGAACCCAAGCGCCTGAACCTGTACAGGATGACTTCGGCGCTGATCCGCTGCTTCGGCAATATCGCCAATGAGCTGGAAGAGGCGGGCTATACCGCCAAGGAAATTGTAGAGATCCAGACCGAGGTTGATCACTTTTCCAAAGTACGCGATGAAGTGAAGCTCGCCAGCGGCGACTACATCGACCTCAAGGCCTATGAGCCAGATATGCGCTTCTTGATCGACACCTACATTCGCGCCGAGGACAGCGAGAAGATCTCCGCCTTCGACGATATGTCGCTGATTGAACTGATCGTCGAGCACGGTGTGGGTGCAATCGACGCGCTGCCCAAAGGTATCCGCGAAAGCCAGGAGGCCGTGGCCGAGACCATCGAGAACAACGTGCGCAAGTTGATCATCGACGAGTCACCGATCAACCCGAAGTACTACGAGACCATGTCCTCACTGCTCGATGCGCTGATCGCTAAACGCAAGGAGGATGCCATCAGCTATCAGGAGTACCTGGCAGAGGTAGTGGAGCTGACCAAGCAGGCGAAGAATCCCACCAGCGCCAACAGCTATCCTGGCTCTATCAACAACATTGCCCGCAAAGCGCTGTATGACAACTTGGGACAGAATACCGTCCTCGCATTGGCCGTGGACGCTGCCGTGTTGGATAGCCGGCAGGACGACTGGCGCAGCAATGCCATGAAGATCAAACGTGTGCGCCTAGCGATCAAGCACGTGTTGGATCAGTGGGACAAAGACTCCGCTGAAACCCCGGGCGACTACACGGCAGGAGAGGACAACGAGTGGCTGGACGGCTTGTTGGAACTGGTCAAGCATCAGCATGAGTACTGA
- a CDS encoding M48 family metallopeptidase, which translates to MSTESRNITVSGLIVEVVRKPIKNLHLGVYPPQGRVRVAAPLTVDDEAVRLAVVGKLGWIKRQRAKFQAQPRQSARLMVSGESHYFLGRRYRLRVHITTGSLHIALRGKATMDLFVRTDTTVERREQVLQDFYRTELKRLVPDLMDKWQPKLGVEARAWGIKRMKTKWGTCNIEARRIWLNLELAKKPVQCLEYILVHELAHLHERHHNDRFISLLDQHLPQWHLLREQLNSSYLAEERW; encoded by the coding sequence ATGAGTACTGAGTCGCGCAACATCACGGTCAGCGGTTTGATCGTGGAGGTCGTGCGCAAGCCGATCAAAAATCTGCACCTGGGCGTATACCCGCCGCAGGGGCGTGTGCGTGTGGCGGCACCGTTGACGGTAGATGACGAAGCTGTACGCCTGGCAGTGGTCGGTAAGCTCGGCTGGATCAAACGCCAGCGCGCAAAGTTTCAGGCCCAGCCCCGACAATCAGCGCGGCTGATGGTCAGTGGTGAAAGCCACTACTTCCTAGGCCGTCGCTACCGCCTGCGTGTTCATATAACTACTGGGTCACTGCACATAGCTCTCCGCGGTAAGGCCACCATGGATCTGTTCGTGCGCACCGATACCACGGTCGAACGCCGTGAGCAGGTGCTACAGGATTTCTACCGTACCGAACTGAAACGTCTTGTGCCGGATCTGATGGATAAATGGCAGCCGAAGTTAGGAGTTGAAGCGCGCGCTTGGGGCATCAAGCGGATGAAGACGAAGTGGGGCACCTGCAACATTGAAGCCCGGCGCATCTGGCTCAATCTGGAGCTAGCCAAGAAGCCGGTGCAGTGCCTGGAGTACATTCTGGTGCATGAACTGGCTCACCTGCATGAACGCCACCACAACGACAGATTCATCAGCCTGCTAGATCAGCATCTCCCTCAATGGCACCTGTTGAGAGAGCAGCTCAATAGCTCTTACCTTGCTGAAGAGCGCTGGTAA